The Lucilia cuprina isolate Lc7/37 chromosome 5, ASM2204524v1, whole genome shotgun sequence genome includes a window with the following:
- the LOC124420039 gene encoding tigger transposable element-derived protein 4-like codes for MSSLKRKSISIGEKISIIDALDRGDKSKQEIAKQFNIAQSTLSTILQNRETICNNKTLKCKRMRLAEYKDVEQCVSKWFKQCQNQNIPLGGNKIKTKAEEFAGLLGHKDFKASNDWLHKFRKFDDFANFDDNITSTGSLTDDDIITSVTKLQDNGEQEEEETEEMESIVTAKEVKIIIGKLQTFLEAQDSTPLNHKAYSETH; via the exons ATGAGTTCATTAAAGCGTAAATCAATTTCTATAGGTGAAAAGATTTCTATAATTGATGCCCTTGATCGTGGTGACAAATCTAAGCAAGAAATTGCTAAACAGTTTAATATAGCGCAAAGTACTCTTtctacaattttacaaaatcgaGAGACTATTTGtaacaataaaactttaaagtgcAAAAGAATGCGTCTTGCTGAATATAAAGACGTTGAGCAATGTGTATCTAAATGGTTTAAACAATGTCAAAACCAAAATATTCCTTTAGGAGGAAAtaagataaaaacaaaagcagaagaGTTTGCAGGACTTTTGGGACACAAAGATTTTAAAGCTAGTAACGATTGGCTTCATAAATTTCGAAAA TTTGATGATTTTGCGAATTTCGATGACAATATTACATCCACTGGGTCCCTTACCGATGATGACATAATTACTAGTGTAACGAAACTACAAGATAATGGAGAGCAGGAGGAAGAGGAAACTGAAGAAATGGAAAGTATTGTAACCGCTAAagaagtaaaaataattataggaAAACTGCAAACATTTCTGGAGGCACAGGATTCTACACCACTAA acCATAAAGCATATAGTGAAACCCATTAA